A genomic window from Streptomyces misionensis includes:
- a CDS encoding chromosome segregation protein ParM, with protein MSTPRSVALERLAYTLAAPVLAVAPNLYPDSPVNQVVQLAGAAGVGGIVLAAKGEETGAGRKILRWAPLVLAAAVDVAAKHTLGWGPYWMDGLLAAGWAVAGYLVMPFSRHTRRRHRPALAAPVPQPVAVAALEPSVAQPDDGAGADLLTREARMMWERAGMPARTRVVKATRHSGMRVDLTLLLRASETGRPITGLSPEAVGAAFGVPAADVTLADVPVQPGRQGGPGWMEARITPEANARRRTAPTPQERWIDRVGGPKGGAPGSELVHKTRDEARGVTFYRAGMTDSTETPRIDLAKVCRALGLPEDDSCVFVLIDGSEFLISAFDEPPLSQIFAATRELLTPDAKGMYVCGFTITGQPVKTMVFQHDKNAAAHGLTLGVSRSGKTQFFAINMAAQSLAGQVVWLSTVRKDEKTTVLGKYIDRQGSNALWMARQLRAAKALCEIRAEMPWPHDGQPHDYKPGDPRCPYRQLNVYADEFMTAAQDGDFGEFIQKDGEDLTVTGLKYGIGFNPAGQSPFAHNGFSTEMKDNLRQNSRPVIFNMGSPGATRKAAEGTMENPYDVPTIPARYSRSEGSAIERAMRGEADPENGVSTGGVAVIVLDNGRAVLMRSLYADFDTDLSELFPDEVNRLTDYEISELEKRGLWFDWNEPVRPGEFWPEPDEDDDGEGRSRRRGGGGGKGGGGRGSKSGNRRSEQVASPRQALEAIKSLTEA; from the coding sequence GTGTCCACGCCGCGCAGTGTCGCGCTCGAACGCCTCGCCTACACCCTCGCCGCGCCTGTGCTGGCCGTGGCTCCGAACCTTTACCCCGACAGCCCCGTCAACCAGGTGGTGCAGCTGGCCGGTGCCGCCGGGGTCGGCGGCATCGTCCTGGCCGCCAAGGGTGAGGAGACCGGCGCCGGACGCAAGATCCTGCGCTGGGCGCCGCTGGTCCTGGCCGCTGCCGTCGACGTCGCCGCCAAGCACACCCTGGGCTGGGGGCCGTACTGGATGGACGGACTGCTTGCCGCCGGATGGGCGGTGGCCGGCTACCTGGTGATGCCGTTCTCCCGGCACACCCGCCGCCGTCACCGTCCTGCTCTGGCCGCCCCGGTCCCGCAGCCGGTGGCCGTCGCGGCTTTGGAGCCGTCGGTGGCGCAGCCGGACGACGGAGCCGGAGCCGACCTGCTCACCCGCGAGGCGCGGATGATGTGGGAGCGCGCCGGGATGCCCGCCCGCACCCGCGTCGTCAAGGCCACCCGGCACTCCGGCATGCGGGTCGACCTCACCCTGCTGCTGCGCGCCTCGGAGACCGGAAGGCCGATCACCGGCCTGTCCCCTGAAGCCGTCGGCGCCGCGTTCGGCGTGCCCGCGGCTGACGTCACCCTCGCGGACGTTCCGGTCCAGCCCGGCCGGCAGGGCGGGCCCGGCTGGATGGAGGCCCGGATCACCCCGGAGGCCAACGCCCGGCGCCGCACCGCGCCGACGCCCCAGGAGCGTTGGATCGACCGGGTCGGCGGACCCAAGGGTGGCGCGCCCGGCTCCGAGCTGGTCCACAAGACCCGTGACGAGGCACGGGGGGTGACCTTCTACCGGGCGGGGATGACCGATTCCACTGAGACGCCGCGTATCGACCTGGCCAAGGTCTGCCGCGCGCTCGGGCTGCCCGAGGACGACTCGTGCGTGTTCGTCCTCATCGACGGGTCGGAGTTCCTGATCAGCGCGTTCGACGAGCCGCCGCTGAGCCAGATCTTCGCCGCCACGCGTGAGCTGCTCACCCCCGACGCCAAGGGCATGTACGTGTGCGGGTTCACCATCACCGGCCAGCCGGTGAAGACGATGGTGTTCCAGCACGACAAGAACGCCGCGGCCCACGGCCTGACCCTCGGGGTCAGCCGGTCAGGCAAGACGCAGTTCTTCGCGATCAACATGGCCGCCCAGTCCCTGGCCGGTCAGGTGGTGTGGCTGTCCACCGTCCGCAAGGACGAGAAGACCACCGTGCTCGGGAAGTACATCGACCGGCAGGGCTCGAACGCGCTGTGGATGGCACGCCAGCTGCGGGCCGCGAAGGCGCTGTGCGAGATCAGGGCGGAGATGCCCTGGCCGCACGACGGCCAGCCGCACGACTACAAGCCGGGTGACCCGCGTTGCCCCTACCGGCAGCTGAATGTGTACGCGGATGAGTTCATGACCGCGGCGCAGGACGGGGACTTCGGAGAGTTCATCCAGAAGGACGGCGAGGACCTCACGGTCACCGGGCTGAAGTACGGCATCGGCTTCAACCCGGCCGGGCAGTCGCCGTTCGCGCACAACGGGTTCTCCACCGAGATGAAGGACAACCTGCGGCAGAACAGCCGCCCGGTCATCTTCAACATGGGTTCGCCCGGCGCCACCCGCAAGGCGGCGGAGGGCACCATGGAGAACCCGTACGACGTGCCGACCATCCCGGCCCGCTACTCCCGCAGCGAAGGCTCCGCGATCGAGCGGGCCATGCGCGGCGAGGCCGACCCCGAGAACGGCGTCTCCACCGGTGGCGTCGCGGTCATCGTCCTCGACAACGGCCGTGCCGTTCTCATGCGGTCGCTGTACGCGGACTTCGATACCGACCTCTCCGAGCTGTTCCCCGACGAGGTCAACCGGCTCACCGACTACGAGATCAGCGAGCTGGAGAAGCGCGGCCTGTGGTTCGACTGGAACGAGCCCGTGCGGCCCGGCGAGTTCTGGCCCGAGCCCGACGAGGACGACGACGGCGAGGGCCGCTCCCGCCGGCGCGGCGGAGGCGGCGGCAAGGGTGGTGGCGGGCGCGGCTCCAAGAGCGGCAACCGCCGCTCCGAGCAGGTCGCCTCGCCCCGCCAGGCGCTGGAGGCCATCAAGAGCCTCACCGAAGCCTGA
- a CDS encoding DUF6197 family protein, whose amino-acid sequence MPHAAHSPAIDPPSPTTTQAAAPPAELSLEERLTLVDAKMTVKLDEAAVKYEVNTAHIPTEPVDLADIVTGPVDTEPVATGPAPLPDLHPTPVAALLQRAHHRLLTGGWCKDVLVDEDGARCMLGAIRIEARGDSGLEASAATVLLDTIRRKFGNVDSVPSFNDAHGSPRIPLRMVDQAARLADARGL is encoded by the coding sequence ATGCCCCATGCCGCGCACTCCCCCGCCATAGACCCACCCTCCCCGACCACCACCCAGGCCGCCGCACCGCCGGCAGAACTGTCCCTCGAGGAACGCCTCACCCTGGTCGACGCGAAAATGACCGTGAAGCTGGACGAAGCGGCCGTCAAATACGAGGTCAACACGGCCCACATCCCCACCGAGCCGGTGGACCTGGCCGACATCGTCACCGGCCCCGTCGACACGGAGCCCGTCGCCACCGGGCCCGCCCCGCTGCCGGACCTGCACCCGACCCCGGTCGCGGCCCTGCTGCAGCGCGCCCACCACCGCCTGCTCACCGGCGGCTGGTGCAAGGACGTCCTGGTCGACGAGGACGGCGCCCGCTGCATGCTCGGAGCCATCCGCATCGAGGCCCGCGGCGACAGCGGCCTGGAAGCCAGCGCCGCCACCGTGCTCCTGGACACGATCCGCCGCAAGTTCGGCAACGTCGACTCCGTGCCGTCCTTCAACGACGCGCACGGATCGCCCCGCATCCCGCTCCGCATGGTCGACCAGGCCGCCCGCCTCGCCGACGCCCGCGGCCTGTAA
- a CDS encoding conjugal transfer protein TraB has product MSDLAPHTGSAAPAPADGDNRYKAVQAKLGRLGKAMDDAALELESLRRSMQANATRTEGVAVDIVNAGLDPKFVELTNNVALALGGAAVQVKKLHETAEEAADLTHQTKRTHSKLYGALDDIRSNRREKTPKPGFLTR; this is encoded by the coding sequence ATGAGTGACCTCGCACCGCACACCGGCAGCGCGGCGCCCGCGCCGGCCGACGGCGACAACCGTTACAAGGCCGTCCAGGCCAAGCTGGGCAGGCTGGGCAAGGCCATGGACGACGCCGCTCTCGAGCTGGAGTCGCTGCGGCGCAGCATGCAGGCCAACGCCACCCGCACGGAGGGCGTCGCCGTTGACATCGTCAACGCCGGCCTGGACCCGAAGTTCGTGGAGCTGACCAACAACGTCGCGCTCGCCCTGGGCGGCGCGGCCGTCCAGGTCAAGAAGCTTCACGAGACGGCCGAGGAGGCCGCCGATCTCACCCACCAGACCAAGCGCACCCACTCCAAGCTGTACGGGGCGCTGGACGACATCCGCTCCAACCGGCGTGAGAAGACCCCCAAGCCGGGCTTCCTCACCCGCTGA